The following are from one region of the Stigmatella ashevillena genome:
- the msrA gene encoding peptide-methionine (S)-S-oxide reductase MsrA, with product MFLSTKKLKIPSPAEALPGRAEPMPVPDKHFVLGTPLKGPLPAGFQEAVFGLGCFWGAEKKFWQTPGVYSTSVGYAAGPTPNPTYREVCSGMTGHNEVVRVVFDPAKVSFEALLRVFWENHDPTQGMRQGNDVGTQYRSGIYTSDEAQKREAEQSRGAYQKALTAAGHGAITTEILPAPAFYFAEDYHQQYLAKNPDGYCGLGGTGVSCPIGVGVSRA from the coding sequence ATGTTCCTTTCGACGAAGAAGCTGAAGATCCCCTCGCCCGCCGAGGCGCTTCCGGGCCGCGCGGAGCCGATGCCCGTTCCCGACAAGCACTTCGTGCTGGGCACGCCTCTGAAGGGACCGCTGCCGGCGGGCTTCCAGGAGGCGGTGTTTGGCCTGGGATGCTTCTGGGGCGCGGAAAAGAAGTTCTGGCAGACGCCGGGCGTGTACAGCACGTCAGTGGGCTACGCGGCGGGCCCGACCCCCAACCCGACCTACCGCGAAGTGTGCTCGGGGATGACGGGCCACAACGAGGTGGTGCGCGTCGTCTTCGATCCCGCGAAGGTGAGCTTTGAGGCGCTGCTGCGCGTCTTCTGGGAGAACCACGATCCGACCCAGGGCATGCGCCAGGGCAACGACGTGGGCACCCAGTACCGTTCGGGCATCTACACCTCGGACGAGGCCCAGAAGCGCGAGGCCGAGCAGAGCCGGGGCGCCTACCAGAAGGCGCTGACGGCCGCGGGGCACGGCGCCATCACCACGGAGATCCTCCCGGCACCAGCGTTCTACTTCGCCGAGGACTACCACCAGCAGTACCTGGCCAAGAACCCGGACGGGTACTGCGGGCTGGGCGGCACCGGGGTGAGCTGCCCGATAGGCGTGGGCGTCTCCCGCGCCTAG
- a CDS encoding glycoside hydrolase family 32 protein produces the protein MKPGAVREAIPLLVVALTTLLPVSSSQAGAVADYPEFPYPATTYTEPYRGQFHFSSRGGWINDVNAPLYYKGTYHLFFQHNPHGLAWDTMHWGHATSPDLVHWTQKPMALEPGVHPGDLWSGAGVVDTNNTSGLRTGSDAPFVVFAGTQGVIIHYSNDQGRTFQTYDGGRKVVVPSGSESRDPKVFWHAATSRWVMVVWSNGGGNGVNIYTSTNLLDWTYRSRYSADWLFECPDFFALAVDGNTANTQWVMTDASGEYVLGAFDGATFTPAWSTPQRMDMGTNNPGGSFYAGLVFHNMPDGRTVQMAWMPNSANEMGNVWTSSLSFPAELKLKTFPEGVRLTRYPITEIESLRTSSASWTNRTITTDAATDPLAGTSADTYELFAEFDLTGATASRFGFKLHARADGTADRLVTYERGAQTLYGFPLAPINNRIKMRVLVDRSQLEVFGNDGKLSVTDKVKFNSAAASQGIRLYAEGGSVKLVSLQLYRLGSAWGTGESTLDSNLTGSFTSVGGTWTDVTGGKQGAAGPGANAFYLSPRTGTDFTYEADVRVVNGVAAALTFRANADATQHYTLNVDTSGVVKLWRPGRDIATYATPILAGRTYHLKVAAQGSRFLVYLNNGTTPIIDASDTSYASGRFGFNVYDGTGLVQNAYVDGTGFRTNLAGPWTAVAGTWTEPLGGKQGAVPGDGFLLSAQTGSNFTYEADVRVVNGVAAALTFRANADATQHYTLNVDTSGVVKLWRPGRDIATYATPILAGRTYHLKVAAQGSRFLVYLNNGTTPIIDASDTSYASGRFGLNAYNAVALIQNVTVSP, from the coding sequence ATGAAACCCGGAGCCGTTCGTGAAGCGATTCCCCTGCTGGTCGTGGCACTGACCACCCTGCTGCCCGTGTCCTCGAGCCAAGCGGGAGCCGTGGCGGACTACCCCGAGTTCCCCTACCCCGCGACGACGTATACCGAGCCATACCGTGGGCAGTTCCACTTCAGCTCGCGCGGCGGATGGATCAACGATGTGAACGCGCCGCTGTATTACAAAGGCACCTACCACCTCTTTTTCCAACACAACCCCCATGGCCTCGCGTGGGACACCATGCACTGGGGCCACGCCACCAGCCCGGACCTGGTGCACTGGACCCAGAAGCCGATGGCACTCGAGCCCGGAGTGCACCCGGGAGACCTGTGGTCGGGCGCCGGGGTGGTGGACACCAACAACACCTCGGGCCTGCGCACCGGGAGCGACGCACCCTTCGTCGTGTTCGCCGGCACCCAGGGCGTCATCATCCACTACAGCAACGACCAGGGCCGCACCTTCCAGACGTACGACGGCGGCCGCAAGGTGGTCGTTCCCTCAGGCTCCGAGAGCCGCGATCCCAAGGTCTTCTGGCACGCGGCCACGTCGCGCTGGGTGATGGTCGTCTGGTCCAATGGTGGCGGCAACGGCGTGAACATCTACACGTCGACGAACCTGCTCGACTGGACCTATCGCAGCCGGTACTCAGCGGACTGGCTCTTCGAGTGCCCGGACTTCTTCGCCCTGGCGGTCGATGGCAACACGGCCAACACCCAGTGGGTGATGACCGACGCCAGCGGCGAGTACGTCCTCGGTGCGTTCGATGGCGCGACCTTCACCCCGGCGTGGAGCACGCCCCAGCGCATGGACATGGGCACCAACAACCCCGGGGGCTCGTTCTACGCGGGGCTCGTCTTCCACAACATGCCCGACGGGCGCACGGTCCAGATGGCGTGGATGCCAAACTCCGCCAATGAAATGGGCAACGTGTGGACGAGCAGCCTCTCCTTCCCCGCCGAACTCAAACTCAAGACGTTCCCCGAGGGCGTTCGGCTCACGCGCTATCCCATCACCGAGATCGAGTCCCTGCGCACCTCGAGCGCCTCGTGGACCAACCGAACGATCACCACCGACGCGGCGACAGACCCACTCGCGGGAACCTCCGCTGACACGTACGAGTTGTTCGCGGAGTTCGATCTGACGGGGGCCACGGCGTCTCGCTTTGGCTTCAAGCTGCATGCGCGCGCGGATGGGACGGCGGACCGCCTCGTCACCTATGAGCGGGGCGCGCAGACGCTGTATGGCTTTCCGCTCGCGCCCATCAACAACCGGATCAAGATGCGGGTGCTCGTGGACCGCAGCCAGTTGGAAGTCTTCGGCAATGACGGCAAGTTGTCGGTGACGGACAAGGTCAAGTTCAACTCCGCCGCGGCCAGCCAGGGCATCCGCCTCTACGCGGAAGGTGGCAGCGTGAAGTTGGTGTCTCTGCAACTCTACCGGCTGGGCTCCGCCTGGGGCACGGGCGAATCCACGCTCGACAGCAACCTCACCGGGAGCTTCACCTCAGTGGGAGGCACGTGGACGGACGTGACTGGCGGCAAGCAGGGCGCCGCGGGCCCGGGCGCCAACGCCTTCTACCTGAGCCCGCGAACGGGCACGGACTTCACCTACGAGGCGGACGTGCGCGTGGTGAATGGTGTGGCGGCGGCGCTCACCTTCCGAGCCAATGCGGACGCGACCCAGCACTACACGCTCAACGTGGACACCTCGGGCGTGGTGAAGCTGTGGCGTCCGGGACGGGACATCGCCACCTACGCCACGCCCATCCTCGCGGGGCGGACGTACCACCTCAAGGTGGCGGCCCAGGGCTCGCGCTTCCTCGTCTACCTGAACAACGGCACCACCCCCATCATCGACGCCTCTGACACCAGTTACGCGAGCGGCCGTTTTGGCTTCAATGTCTACGACGGCACGGGACTGGTGCAGAACGCCTACGTGGATGGCACGGGCTTTCGCACCAACCTGGCGGGGCCGTGGACCGCCGTCGCGGGCACATGGACCGAGCCGCTCGGTGGCAAGCAGGGCGCGGTGCCCGGGGACGGCTTCCTTCTCAGCGCGCAGACGGGAAGCAACTTCACCTACGAGGCGGACGTGCGTGTGGTGAATGGCGTGGCGGCGGCGCTCACCTTCCGAGCCAATGCGGACGCGACCCAGCACTACACGCTCAACGTGGACACCTCGGGCGTGGTGAAGCTGTGGCGTCCGGGACGGGACATCGCCACCTACGCCACGCCCATCCTCGCGGGGCGGACGTACCACCTCAAGGTGGCGGCCCAGGGCTCGCGCTTCCTCGTCTACCTGAACAACGGCACCACCCCCATCATCGACGCCTCTGACACCAGTTACGCGAGCGGCCGCTTCGGGCTCAACGCCTACAACGCCGTCGCCCTCATTCAGAACGTCACCGTGAGCCCGTAA
- a CDS encoding VWA domain-containing protein, whose product MSQTPNPQSPSSEELDLVFWDPSGYKWNGSGDWNQWRYFSDGLGGEIGIRFGVSSGFGTFDWSNGGVPPHGSIKDGTGASSFGKNEQTGWASTSVNAVRMQANRQFTSAQNNFTIELDFSRYKGSKVGGKDGVAGANTLIGVSDIYAGLTYARTVVTFTGTLADGSAASPQGWKVINGGAAPPTAGGNQPSAQLSLANGVLQGTNRPAPGGMANSIDTVMGLVRLDAVGYKTLHLRYDIFPVGNNRAPRVDNSGLYVASAFPRKPARTEPPKAEEPVKPAEPPKAEKPVTPSTPGKPTVVIKDKPGKRPGATTSYTFTVKNPDGSIAGKGCFTYETPADGGEPKLTAFYYHDKVIGTINQANVQTFYFNQDDEDKRFTFVTGTPAKGICSLTADTTLPAQLTGIGGEGPQKYLGKTLEFPKLATGTTTTEESTSVPAVDLVVVIDSSVSMKDEADALNQAVGAAIEAAKTKCPSDLRVTYLGIEGTFKNTRFDTTVKNYLTGTAKADEAALRGRKKGSVSGGGAQEDGARAMEDVIAHYDWRAGAKRAVFFLGDEAFEGGGSDVNQEDIDAANRAIDAAKKGDVRLHTYLGTSGAKEKQRKALEAEFARAAAETGGKAFTSKDALNGFQDLLEKVICGSKSSTTTTTEFCCCQEYVEQT is encoded by the coding sequence ATGTCACAAACACCCAATCCCCAATCCCCTTCTTCCGAAGAGCTCGACCTGGTGTTCTGGGACCCTTCGGGATACAAGTGGAATGGCTCCGGTGACTGGAACCAGTGGCGCTATTTCTCCGATGGGTTGGGAGGGGAGATCGGCATCCGATTCGGCGTCAGCTCTGGCTTTGGCACCTTTGATTGGAGCAACGGGGGCGTGCCCCCGCACGGCTCGATCAAGGACGGCACCGGCGCCTCCTCGTTCGGCAAGAATGAGCAGACGGGCTGGGCGTCCACCAGCGTCAACGCGGTCCGTATGCAGGCAAACAGGCAGTTCACCAGCGCCCAGAACAATTTCACGATCGAACTCGACTTCTCCCGGTACAAGGGCTCGAAGGTCGGGGGCAAGGACGGCGTCGCGGGGGCCAATACGCTCATCGGTGTGAGCGACATTTACGCGGGCCTGACCTACGCCAGGACGGTGGTCACCTTCACCGGCACGCTCGCCGACGGCAGCGCCGCAAGCCCGCAGGGCTGGAAAGTGATCAACGGCGGTGCAGCGCCTCCCACCGCCGGGGGCAATCAGCCCAGCGCGCAATTGAGCCTCGCGAACGGCGTGTTGCAGGGCACCAACAGGCCGGCTCCCGGCGGCATGGCCAACTCGATCGATACCGTGATGGGTTTGGTGCGGCTCGACGCGGTTGGCTACAAGACGCTGCACCTGCGTTATGACATCTTCCCGGTAGGGAACAACCGGGCGCCGCGCGTCGACAATTCGGGCCTGTACGTCGCCTCCGCCTTCCCGCGCAAGCCCGCGCGCACGGAGCCGCCCAAGGCCGAGGAGCCGGTCAAGCCCGCTGAGCCACCCAAGGCCGAGAAGCCCGTTACGCCCTCCACGCCGGGTAAGCCCACCGTCGTCATCAAGGACAAGCCTGGAAAGCGGCCAGGGGCCACCACCAGCTACACCTTCACCGTGAAGAACCCAGACGGCTCGATCGCGGGCAAGGGCTGCTTCACCTATGAGACCCCGGCCGACGGTGGGGAACCCAAGCTGACCGCGTTCTATTACCACGACAAGGTCATCGGGACGATCAACCAGGCCAACGTCCAGACGTTCTACTTCAATCAGGACGATGAGGATAAGCGCTTCACGTTCGTGACCGGCACCCCGGCCAAGGGAATCTGCAGCCTGACCGCGGACACCACCTTGCCGGCGCAACTCACCGGAATCGGCGGCGAAGGCCCGCAGAAATACCTCGGGAAGACGCTGGAATTCCCCAAGCTGGCCACGGGGACCACCACCACAGAAGAGAGCACCTCCGTTCCTGCGGTCGATCTCGTCGTGGTCATCGACTCCAGCGTCTCGATGAAGGACGAGGCCGACGCGCTGAACCAGGCGGTCGGTGCGGCCATCGAGGCGGCCAAGACCAAGTGCCCCTCGGACCTGCGCGTCACGTACCTGGGGATCGAAGGGACGTTCAAGAACACTCGCTTTGACACCACGGTCAAAAACTACCTGACCGGCACCGCCAAGGCGGACGAAGCCGCGCTGCGGGGGCGCAAGAAGGGCTCCGTGTCGGGCGGCGGCGCGCAGGAGGATGGGGCGCGCGCCATGGAGGACGTCATCGCTCACTATGACTGGCGGGCCGGCGCCAAGCGCGCGGTCTTCTTCCTCGGCGACGAGGCGTTCGAGGGCGGCGGCAGCGACGTCAATCAAGAAGATATCGACGCCGCCAACCGTGCCATCGATGCCGCCAAGAAGGGCGATGTCCGGCTCCACACGTACCTCGGTACGAGCGGCGCGAAGGAGAAGCAGCGAAAGGCTCTGGAGGCGGAGTTCGCGCGCGCCGCGGCCGAGACTGGCGGCAAGGCGTTCACATCCAAAGACGCGCTGAACGGCTTCCAGGATCTCCTGGAGAAGGTGATCTGCGGCAGCAAGTCGAGCACGACCACCACGACCGAGTTCTGCTGCTGCCAGGAGTATGTGGAGCAGACCTAG
- a CDS encoding YciI family protein produces the protein MRFMMLMIPKGYEQATPGTMPDAKAVAAMMKYNESLQKAGVLLALDGLHPPSMGARISFPGGKPKVTDGPFSETKEVLGGYWMIQVKSKEEAIEWASRCPGSENEVIEVRQVQEFSDFPADVQQEVGKFPELQKQS, from the coding sequence ATGCGTTTCATGATGCTGATGATTCCCAAGGGGTACGAGCAGGCCACGCCGGGCACGATGCCTGACGCCAAGGCCGTGGCCGCGATGATGAAGTACAACGAGTCCCTGCAGAAGGCTGGCGTTCTGCTCGCACTCGATGGCCTGCACCCTCCCTCCATGGGCGCGCGCATCTCGTTCCCTGGGGGCAAGCCCAAGGTGACCGATGGGCCGTTCTCCGAGACCAAGGAAGTGCTCGGCGGCTATTGGATGATCCAGGTGAAGTCCAAGGAGGAGGCCATCGAGTGGGCGTCGCGCTGCCCCGGCTCGGAGAACGAGGTGATCGAAGTTCGCCAGGTGCAGGAGTTCTCGGACTTCCCCGCGGATGTTCAGCAGGAAGTGGGGAAGTTTCCCGAGTTGCAGAAGCAGTCCTGA
- a CDS encoding DUF962 domain-containing protein, translating to MSERIATYAEFWPFYLREHSKPVTRWLHFVGTSLGLGIAVTAVRLGKGSLIPAALVCAYGMAWVGHFGIEKNRPATFKYPLWSFISDFRMLGLMAVGQLGPHLERARAGASQPPAPAAVEGGKAV from the coding sequence ATGTCCGAGCGCATCGCTACCTACGCCGAGTTCTGGCCGTTCTATCTGCGTGAACACTCGAAGCCTGTCACGCGCTGGCTGCATTTCGTGGGCACCTCGCTGGGGCTGGGGATTGCCGTCACCGCCGTGAGGTTGGGCAAGGGCTCGCTCATTCCCGCGGCCCTCGTGTGTGCCTATGGCATGGCGTGGGTGGGGCACTTCGGCATCGAGAAGAACCGGCCCGCCACCTTCAAGTATCCCCTCTGGTCGTTCATCTCCGACTTCCGGATGCTGGGGCTGATGGCCGTGGGGCAGCTCGGTCCTCACCTGGAGCGGGCCCGGGCGGGAGCTTCCCAGCCTCCCGCACCGGCCGCCGTGGAAGGCGGGAAGGCCGTCTAG
- a CDS encoding nuclease, with protein MTPIATSDVHAALNRAAEQLLVAAGPDGIVSRKDIRAKLLSLEGTERELVDMLYRFIDRRDTARSARVTKADINAALAFIRTELVDRFDLDNNGLSEDEVARMSDLGKRAVALARTLKAATEPTGEALAQKIGELAKGLFFDGYYGTEGGVRIQPFHAAAKLSRLTPEGLRAALGLTDRPEHEIVRFEPADPSLQGVIKAHWDMPEYEQAEELVRFMKAHLREVHAAILGRDDPELGAEHPLYIVGIDSTGNLVGLKTGVVWT; from the coding sequence ATGACCCCCATTGCCACATCGGATGTCCACGCGGCGCTCAATCGCGCGGCGGAGCAGCTCCTGGTCGCCGCAGGTCCCGACGGTATCGTCAGTCGGAAAGATATCCGCGCCAAGCTGCTCTCGTTGGAGGGCACCGAGCGAGAACTCGTCGACATGCTTTATCGGTTCATTGATCGCCGCGACACCGCGCGCTCTGCCCGGGTGACCAAAGCCGATATCAATGCCGCGCTCGCGTTCATCCGGACCGAGCTCGTCGATCGCTTTGATCTCGACAACAATGGTCTCTCCGAGGACGAGGTCGCGCGCATGTCCGATCTCGGCAAGCGCGCTGTCGCCCTCGCGAGAACGCTCAAGGCAGCGACGGAGCCCACGGGCGAGGCGCTCGCGCAAAAGATTGGAGAGCTCGCCAAAGGGCTCTTCTTCGATGGCTACTACGGCACAGAGGGTGGGGTGCGCATCCAGCCCTTCCACGCCGCAGCGAAGCTCTCCCGGCTCACCCCAGAAGGCCTCCGCGCCGCGCTTGGGCTCACGGACCGGCCGGAGCACGAGATCGTGAGGTTCGAGCCCGCGGATCCGAGCCTTCAAGGGGTCATCAAGGCTCATTGGGACATGCCCGAATACGAGCAGGCCGAGGAACTCGTCCGGTTCATGAAGGCCCACCTGCGTGAGGTTCATGCGGCGATTCTCGGTCGCGATGATCCGGAACTGGGCGCGGAGCACCCGCTTTACATCGTGGGTATCGACTCCACCGGAAATCTCGTGGGGCTGAAGACCGGCGTCGTCTGGACCTGA
- a CDS encoding PadR family transcriptional regulator produces MKHKQGGGSDRPFPPHDDSSHHHHAGRHGHHRGGRGGRLFDYGELRFLILAMLAERPRHGYELIKGIEERLGGAYSPSPGVIYPTLAWLDDMGYAAIEAEEAGRKRYRATAEGEAFLAANRAAVEGLLARISSAAPGGAEHVPAPVVRAMENLKLAMRLRLKRGRIDQTAAESIAAALDAAAQTVERS; encoded by the coding sequence ATGAAGCATAAACAGGGAGGCGGCTCAGACCGCCCCTTCCCCCCTCACGACGACAGCTCCCATCACCACCACGCAGGGCGTCATGGGCATCATCGCGGCGGTCGCGGCGGACGGCTCTTTGACTACGGCGAGCTTCGCTTCCTCATCCTCGCGATGCTCGCCGAGCGGCCGCGTCATGGGTACGAACTCATCAAGGGCATCGAGGAACGCCTCGGGGGCGCCTACAGCCCCAGTCCTGGTGTGATCTATCCGACCCTCGCCTGGTTGGACGACATGGGCTACGCCGCCATCGAGGCCGAGGAAGCCGGGCGCAAGCGCTACCGTGCGACCGCAGAGGGAGAGGCTTTCCTTGCAGCCAACCGCGCGGCCGTCGAAGGCTTGCTCGCTCGCATCAGTTCGGCAGCTCCCGGAGGAGCGGAGCATGTGCCCGCGCCGGTGGTACGTGCCATGGAGAACCTCAAGCTCGCCATGCGCCTGCGCCTCAAGCGGGGCCGAATTGATCAGACAGCGGCAGAGAGCATCGCAGCCGCGCTCGACGCGGCGGCACAAACCGTGGAACGCAGTTGA